In the Marinomonas algicola genome, one interval contains:
- a CDS encoding class I SAM-dependent DNA methyltransferase, which translates to MSFNALYTDLSSYYDLMCADIDYHQQSISIKRLHSLFGNKGNRHLDLACGTGPHVKYFSDFDYQSSGLDINQPMLDIATLRCPQSHFSLQDMCHFKTEAPLDLITCFLYSIHYSGNTLRLKECIENTHAALTAGGVFCFNAVDKDKIDNLSFVKHSVQQGEDFFTFASKWYYKGEGDAQTLDVRIEKTNQGQTQYWQDSHPMVAISFEQLTTLLAPYFDVQIFEHDYEKIIPWNGGSGNAIFTCIKR; encoded by the coding sequence ATGTCTTTTAATGCGTTATATACCGATTTATCAAGTTATTATGATCTGATGTGTGCAGACATTGATTATCACCAACAAAGCATCAGTATTAAAAGACTGCACTCACTCTTTGGCAACAAAGGTAATCGACATCTCGACCTTGCCTGCGGAACAGGTCCACATGTAAAGTATTTTTCTGACTTTGATTATCAAAGCAGTGGATTAGATATTAATCAACCCATGCTTGATATTGCAACTCTACGTTGCCCACAATCTCACTTTAGCTTACAAGACATGTGCCACTTTAAAACAGAAGCACCGCTAGACCTAATTACCTGCTTTCTTTATTCGATTCATTACAGTGGCAATACACTGAGATTAAAAGAGTGCATTGAAAACACTCATGCGGCTCTGACGGCAGGAGGCGTATTTTGCTTTAATGCCGTTGATAAAGACAAAATTGATAATCTATCTTTTGTAAAGCATAGTGTGCAACAAGGCGAAGACTTTTTTACCTTTGCTTCAAAGTGGTATTACAAGGGAGAAGGTGATGCACAAACATTAGATGTGAGAATAGAAAAAACCAACCAGGGTCAAACTCAATATTGGCAAGACTCCCACCCTATGGTTGCCATTAGTTTTGAGCAACTAACGACGTTATTAGCGCCCTATTTCGACGTGCAAATTTTTGAACATGACTACGAAAAAATCATTCCTTGGAATGGGGGTTCTGGCAATGCCATTTTTACCTGTATCAAACGATAA